TCTTTTTTTCTGCTTGGTATTTCATTGAAAACTATAGTGACAGGGACGGATTCTGTTGCTTCATTTGCTTCCTCCAGTCCCAGTTTTCGATCCAGTGCGTTGAATCTGAAAATCTCCTTGACTGCAGCCAGTCTCGCTCTGTCATCATACCCCTCAAGGATCTCTTCTAGTACTGCCATTGAACGCATTGCCAGTCTGGTAAACCTTTCATTGAAAAAAGCCTTTTCAAGCTCCTCGATACGCTGGGAAACAGTTTCATTACCAAGAAGAGCATACGCTTTTTTTTCTGCATAACTTTTGGAATAGCCGGCTTTCAATGCAGAAGCCTTCGCATCACGGGTAGCAACATAATTGATACAGAATGCCTCCTGTTTTTTTGTAAGACCCATCGAAAACCTTCCAATTTCTATCCATTTTCTTCGATTATAGCATCGCAGTATCCAAAAACAAAGAGTAGAAAACAGAGTAACGGGGATGCAGAGTGATA
The Nitratiruptor tergarcus DSM 16512 genome window above contains:
- a CDS encoding terminase small subunit produces the protein MGLTKKQEAFCINYVATRDAKASALKAGYSKSYAEKKAYALLGNETVSQRIEELEKAFFNERFTRLAMRSMAVLEEILEGYDDRARLAAVKEIFRFNALDRKLGLEEANEATESVPVTIVFNEIPSRKKENNES